From the genome of Polyangiaceae bacterium, one region includes:
- the rdgC gene encoding recombination-associated protein RdgC: protein MRTLGALRGNLTFARFYVTGDIPDDIPGTTLKRIRANAFQPLSPDDDKSEGFGWANMEDPVDTDLDHEKVFYNEYVCLALRVDRWAIPGPLLKAHLRDAEQALLEKRGLEKLGRQAKADLKTMVVRKLRKQLVPSLKSYDMVWNLNSNIVHFFSQSEKVTSLFDDLFKKTFKLDLVPESPGTAAERVGLDARQAAAFAGLEPTTLARLEEG, encoded by the coding sequence ATGCGCACTTTGGGTGCACTCCGCGGCAATCTGACATTCGCGCGCTTCTACGTTACGGGTGATATCCCCGACGATATTCCCGGCACGACGCTGAAGCGCATTCGAGCCAACGCATTTCAGCCACTTTCGCCCGACGATGACAAGAGCGAAGGGTTTGGATGGGCCAACATGGAGGATCCGGTCGACACGGATCTCGACCACGAAAAAGTCTTTTACAACGAATATGTTTGCCTTGCCCTGCGTGTCGATCGATGGGCTATCCCGGGGCCGCTCTTGAAGGCGCATCTGCGTGACGCAGAACAGGCGCTCCTGGAAAAACGGGGACTCGAAAAGCTTGGTCGGCAAGCGAAGGCGGACCTGAAGACGATGGTGGTGCGCAAGCTGCGCAAGCAGCTCGTGCCGTCGCTGAAGAGTTACGACATGGTGTGGAACCTGAATTCGAATATCGTGCACTTCTTCAGCCAATCCGAAAAAGTCACGTCGCTCTTCGACGACCTTTTCAAAAAGACGTTCAAGCTCGATCTGGTGCCCGAGAGTCCCGGAACGGCTGCGGAACGCGTGGGTCTCGACGCACGACAAGCGGCTGCTTTTGCGGGGCTCGAACCGACGACATTGGCGCGACTGGAGGAAGGCTGA
- a CDS encoding PEGA domain-containing protein → MKTLLSRLVTTAAFALTMSFAPCDAVATEPSVSAPQQPEAQKLLELGVKALQSKQWEKAQRNLLEAWRIEKHYRIAANLGLVEIERGQFRSAAEYLVYCLRNESDMPESHKVAIRGLFEKASARIGTLDVRTDAMGATILVDGEVVGHTPIATIFVEPGKRTVTARMAGKAFVAQHVEIAAGEEQKVVILEEAPRPSPSPLQFEEEPSNWSMAAVPLGGLALAGFGVGVGCTVAMGEHGISAESRDNRQVGAVIGYGVGSAALLATMIVALWPSAPQKQKTGLFVAPVVGGGQGGVQVVGAF, encoded by the coding sequence ATGAAAACCTTGCTTTCGCGTCTCGTGACGACAGCAGCGTTCGCTCTTACAATGAGCTTCGCGCCTTGTGATGCCGTCGCGACGGAGCCTTCGGTTTCGGCGCCGCAGCAGCCGGAAGCCCAGAAGCTCCTCGAATTGGGTGTCAAGGCACTTCAGTCGAAACAATGGGAGAAGGCTCAGAGAAACCTGCTCGAGGCCTGGCGGATCGAAAAGCATTATCGCATTGCGGCGAATTTGGGGCTCGTGGAAATCGAGCGCGGACAATTCAGGAGTGCGGCGGAGTATCTCGTGTATTGTTTGCGCAATGAGTCGGACATGCCCGAGAGTCACAAGGTCGCCATACGGGGGCTTTTTGAAAAGGCGAGCGCGCGAATCGGCACGCTCGACGTGCGCACGGACGCGATGGGCGCGACGATTCTCGTGGATGGTGAAGTCGTGGGACACACGCCGATCGCGACGATTTTCGTGGAACCTGGGAAACGAACGGTCACGGCGCGAATGGCCGGCAAGGCATTCGTGGCGCAGCACGTCGAGATTGCTGCGGGCGAGGAGCAAAAAGTCGTCATTTTGGAAGAGGCGCCGCGGCCCTCGCCGTCGCCGCTGCAATTCGAAGAGGAGCCATCGAATTGGTCCATGGCAGCCGTTCCGCTTGGCGGGCTTGCATTGGCAGGTTTTGGGGTTGGGGTGGGGTGTACCGTGGCCATGGGAGAGCACGGGATCAGCGCGGAGTCGCGTGACAACAGGCAAGTGGGAGCGGTCATTGGTTATGGTGTGGGCAGCGCGGCGCTTCTTGCGACGATGATCGTGGCGTTATGGCCGAGCGCGCCGCAAAAGCAAAAAACCGGGCTCTTCGTGGCGCCCGTCGTCGGGGGCGGTCAGGGCGGCGTCCAGGTCGTCGGCGCATTTTAG